In Streptomyces sp. ML-6, the genomic stretch GCCGGACCAGCTCGCCGTGCGTGTCCCCGGTGCGCCGCTTGGCCAGGACGAGATCGAGCCGGCCGGCCGCGAGGCGCTGGTGCAGCGTCCCGGAGAGCTCCACCGTCAGCTCCAGCTCGACCTCCGGGTGGTCGTGGCGGAACGATTCCAGGATCTCCGGGAGCCGGGTCAGCACGAAGTCCTCGGAGGCCCCGAACCGCAGCCGCCCGCGCAGCCGGGTGCCGGTGAAGAAGGCCGCGGCCCGCTCGTGGGCGTCGAGTATCGTCCGGGCGAAACCGAGCATCGCCTCACCGTCCACGGTGAGGTCCACCCGGTGCGTGTCCCGGGCGAACAACTGCCGCCCCGCCGCCTCCTCCAGCCGCCGGACGTGCTGGCTCACCGTGGACTGCCGCACCCCCAGCCGCCGGGCCGCCTGGGTGAAACTCAGGGTCTGGGCGACGGCGAGGAAGGTGCGCAGCTGCGCCGGGTCGTACATGCCCCCAGACTATCGCCGAACGTGATGACAGTCAGAGCGGTGTACGGGATTCCCGATCGCACGGAACGGGAGCAGCATGGGGCGGGTACGACCTGAACCAAGAGGACACGTGGAGCACATGAGCCGCCGCACCCCGAAACTGCCGTCCTGGCTGCCGATCGACCCGTACATCCTGGCCCTGATCGGCACGGTGGCGTTCGCGGCGATACTGCCCGCCTCGGGAACCGCGGCGGAGGTCGCGAAGGGCGCCTCGACCGGAGCCGTCGCCCTGCTCTTCTTCCTCTACGGGGCCCGGCTCTCCACCGCCGAGGCCCTGGAGGGGCTCCGGCACTGGCGGCTCCACCTCACCGTGCTGATCTGCACCTTCGTCGCGTTCCCGCTGCTCGGACTGGCGGCCGGGGGACTGGTCCCGTACGTCCTGACGCCGCAACTGCACAGCGGTCTGCTCTTCCTCTGCCTCGTCCCGTCGACCATCCAGTCGTCCATCGCCTTCACCTCGATCGCCCGCGGCAACGTGTCCGCCGCGATCTGCGCGGGCTCCTTCTCCTCGATCGCGGGGATCTTCCTCACCCCGCTGTTCGCGGCCGCCCTGCTCGGCGAGGAGGGCGGCGGGTTCTCGGCGGACGCGCTGCTGAGGATCGCGGTCCAGCTGCTGCTGCCGTTCGCCGCCGGGCAGCTGCTGCGCCGTTGGATCGGCGGTTTCCTCACCCGCCGCAAGAAGATCCTCGGCCGGGTCGACCGGGGCTCGATCCTGCTCGTCGTCTACACGGCCTTCAGCGCGGGCATGGTCACCGGCGTCTGGCACCAGATCACCCCGGCCAGGCTCGGCGCGCTGCTCGGCGTGGAGGCGCTGCTGCTCGCGCTGATGCTGACGATCAGCTGGTACGGGGCGAAGCGGCTCGGCTTCGGCCGGGAGGACCGCGTCGCCATCCAGTTCGCCGGTGCGAACAAGAGCCTGGCCGCCGGGCTGCCGATGGCCAGCGTCCTGTTCGGGGCGCAGGCGTCCCTCGCCGTGCTGCCGCTCATGCTCTTCCACCAGATGCAGCTGATGGTGTGCGCGGTGATCGCCAAGCGCCGCTCGCGCGACCCGCAGGAGGCGCACGCGACGGGCGCGGCGACGACGCGGGAGCCCGCCATCGCGGGCTGACCGCGTGGCCCGGCGGTCCGCGTGGCCCGGCTGACCGTGCGGGTCGGCTGACCGTGCGGGTCGGCTGACCGTACGGGCCGCCGGGCCGCACGGCTCAGCGGCGTGCGTGGTCCGGCCGACCGTACGGCGGGCGGGCGTCCTCAGCCCCCGATGACCTCCGCCGGCAGGGCGATGCGGTGCTCACCCGCGTACACGTTCATGGAGGGGCCCCGCAGGAAGCCCACCAGGGTCAGCCCGGTCTCGTCCGCCAGGTCGACGGCGAGCGACGACGGCGCCGAGACCGCGGCGAGCACCGGGATTCCGGCCATCACCGCCTTCTGGGCCAGCTCGAACGAGGCCCGCCCCGACACCAGCAGGATCGCCCGGGACAGCGGCAGCCGGTGATCGGTCAGCGCCCGGCCGACCAGCTTGTCCACCGCGTTGTGCCGGCCGACGTCCTCCCGGACGTCGAGCAGCTCGCCCGTCTCGGAGAACAGCGCCGCCGCGTGCAGCCCGCCGGTCCGGTCGAAGACCCGCTGCGCGGCGCGCAACCGGTCGGGGAGGGCGGACAGCAGGGCGGGCTCGACCCGGACCGGGGGAGCGTCGGCGATCGGGTGCCGGGTCGAGGTGCGCACCGCGTCCAGGCTCGCCTTGCCGCACAGACCGCAGGACGAGGTGGTGTACACATTGCGTTCGAGGGTGATGTCGGGGACCGGAACGCCGGGGGCGAGCTTCACGTCCACCACGTTGTACGTGTTGCCGCCGTCCGCCGTCGCCCCGGCGCAGTAGACGATCGACCGCACCTCGGAACCGTCCCCGACGACGCCCTCGCTCACCAGGAAGCCCGCGGCGAGCGCGAAGTCGTCCCCCGGCGTGCGCATCGTGATGGCGAGCGGCCTGCCGTTCAGCCGGATCTCCAGCGGCTCCTCGGCGACGAGCGTGTCGGGACGGACGGAGACCGCCCCGTCCCGGATGCGGATGGTGCGGCGGCGCTCGGTGACCCGTCCCATAGCGGTTGACCCGACTCCTTGCGTGGTGGAGGCCGGAACGCCGCGGAAGCCGGGCCGGCCCTCGATACGGAGGTCGCCGCAGGTCACCGGAGTGTCGTGCGGAGCGGTGACCCCGGCGGTCCCATTGTCCTGCACCGGGGACGCGGCAGCGGCCCGTGTGTCGCAAGAGGCGTACGGGCCTGTTGTCAAGCCTCCAACGGCCGGGCGTGATTCCTGTGGGAACACATGACCCCGTACCGAACAGTAGCGACCAAGACTGGATGGTTCCTGCCACATGCAAGCGAGGGGACCCCGTACATGACCGGCTCACGTGTCGTGGCGCTCGGCCACTACCAGCCCGCCAAGGTGCTCACCAACGACGACCTGGCGGCCATGGTCGACACCAGCGACGAGTGGATCACCAGCCGCGTCGGCATCAGGACCCGGCACATCGGTGGCCCCGACGAGCCGGTGGACGAGCTGGCCGCGCACGCGGCTGCCAAGGCGCTCGCCGGGGCCGGGCTCCGGCCCGACGAGGTCGACCTGGTGCTCGTCGCCACCTCCACCGCGATCGACCGCTCCCCGAGCATGTCGGCACGGGTCGCCGCCCGGCTCGGGATGGAATCGCCCGCGGTGATGGACATCAACGTGGTCTGCTCCGGCTTCACCCACGCCCTCGCCACCGCCGACCACGCGGTCCGGGCCGGTGCGGCCGAACGCGTCCTGGTCATCGGGGCCGACAAGATGGGGGACATCGCCGACTGGACCGACCGCAGCACCTGCGTCCTGCTCGGCGACGGGGCCGGCGCGGCGGTCGTCGTCGCGGAACCGGACGGCACGGAGCGGCCCGGGATCGGCCCCGTCCTGTGGGGATCGGTGCCCGGGATGGGCAACGCGGTACGGATCGAGGGCACGCCGCCCCGTTTCGCGCAGGAGGGACAGTCCGTCTACCGCTGGGCCACCACCCAGCTGCCGCCCATCGCCCGCAAGGTGTGCGAGAAGGCCGGCGTCGCTCCGGAGGAGCTGGGCGCCGTGGTGCTGCACCAGGCCAACCTGCGGATCATCGAACCGCTCGCCAGGAAGATCGGCGCGGTCAACGCGGTCATCGCCCGGGACGTGGTGGACTCCGGCAACACGTCCGCGGCCTCGATCCCGATGGCCCTGTCCAAGCTGGTGGAGCGCGGCGAGGTCCACAGCGGCGCGCCCGTCCTGCTCTTCGGCTTCGGCGGCAACCTCTCGTACGCGGGCCAGGTGATCCGCTGCCCCTGAGTCCGGCGCTCCGGAGCCCCGGCGGACCCTGCCGGGGCCGTCCGCGCCCAGGTGCCGGACGGCGGGCACACTGGCCGGTGTGACGATACTGAGCAAGGGTGCCAACATGCCGGTCGAGGCCGCCGCCGTCAGGGCGGTGCTCGGCTGGTCGACAGGGTCCGGCGTGCCGGACGTGGACGCTTCCGCGCTGCTGCTGACCCGCGGCGGACGGGTGCGGTCCGACGACGACTTCGTCTTCTACAACCAGCCGCGGCATGCCTCGGGCGCCGTGACGCACCTCGGCAAACAGCCCGGTGCCGACACGCTGGAGGTCCGCCCGGGGGCATTGGGGCCCGACATCGAACGCGTCGCGCTCTGCGCCTCCGCCGACGGCGGCACGTTCGGTCAGGTCCCGGGGCTGCACCTGCGGTTGCTCGACGCGGCGTCCGGCACCGAGCTGGCCCGGTTCGAGATGTCCGCGGGACCGGAGACGGCGCTGATCGGCGGCGAGCTCTACCGGCGCGACGGCGGCTGGAAGTTCCGGGCGGTCGGGCAGGGTTACGCGAGCGGACTGGCGGGCCTGGCGACCGACTTCGGCATCACCGTCGATGACGAACAGCCCGCGCCCGCTCCCGGGCCTGTGCTTCCGTCTGCTCCCGGGCCCGTGCCCTCGTCCGCGCCGATGCCTTCGTCTGCTCCCGGGCCCGTGCCCTCGTCCGCGCCGATGCCTTCGTCTGCTCCCGGGCCCGTGCCCTCGTCCGCGCCGATGCCTTCGTCTGCTCCCGGGCCCGTGCCCTCGTCCGCGCCGATGCCTTCGTCCGCTCCCGGGCCCGTGCCCTCGTCCGCGCCGATGCCTTCGTCCGCTCCCGGGCCCGTGCCCTCGTCCGCGCCGATGCCTTCGTCCGCTCCCGGGCCCGTGCCCTCGTCCGCGCCGATGCCTTCGTCCGCTCCCGGGCCCGTGCCCTCGTCCGCGCCGATGCCTTCGTCCGCTCCCGGGCCCGTGCCCTCGTCCGCGCCGATGCCTTCGTCCGCTCCCGGGCCCGTGCCCTCGTCCGCGCCGATGCCTTCGTCCGCTCCCGGGCCCGTGCCCTCGTCCGGGCCGATGCCTTCGTCCGCTCCCGGGCCCGTGCCCTCGTCCGGGCCGATGCCCCGGCTCACCAAGGGTGAGGAGCGCCTCCCCGTGGACATGCGCAAGCGGCTGTCGCTGCGCAAGCAGCAGGTCCTGGTCAGCCTGAGCAAGCACGGCGTCGCGGACCTGCGTGCCCGGGTCGTCATCGTCCTGGACGCCTCGGGCTCGATGGGCGGGCTCTACCGCCGGGGCACGGTGGCCGGAGTCGTCGAGCGGATGGTGGCCGTCGCCGCGCAGCTCGACGACGACGGCGAGATGCAGGCGTGGACGTTCGCCACGAACCCGGCCCGACTGCCCGACCTGGCCGTCGGCGACCTGCCGGAGTGGCTCGGACTGCACGTACGCGTGGGACAGAGCGGCGGCTTCATCCGTAGGAAGCCGCCGAAGGGACTGCTCCCCGGCCAGATCGACATGCGCACCGTCGGCATCCAGAACGAGGAGCAGAAGGTCATCGCCGAGGTGCGGGCCCATGTGCGTGCGCATCCGGTGCCCGACCCGACCCTGGTCCTGTTCTTCTCGGACGGCGGGGTCCACCGCAACAGGGAGATCGAGCAGGAGCTGCGGGCCGCTGCGGACGAGCCGGTGTTCTGGCAGTTCGTCGGCCTCGGCAGCTCGCAGTACGGCGTACTGGAACGCTTCGACACCATGCCGGGCCGCCGGGTGGACAACGTCGGCTTCTTCGCCGTCGACGACATCGAGCAGGTCTCCGACCAGGAGCTGTACGACCGGGTGCTGTCGGAGTTCCCGTCCTGGCTGAGGGCGGCCCGGCAGGCCGGAATCCTGAGGTGACGAGCCGTCCCTCGGGCGGGCCGGTTCCCGGCGGGTTGTCCAACTGTTGCAGCAGGACGCAAGGGTTGGTGGTGCGCGGAGCGGCGCGGCCATCATCACCGCGTGCACCGGCCCGGCGGCGATTCCCAGGGGGAGCGTCGACGGCAGTCGTTCCGTGAGTTCCGCGTCCGGCGGACGCTCGCGGCCGGCCGGAACAGGGGGCGGGCCGGGGCACACCCATGCCGACTGCGGAAACAGAGGAGTGGAAGACCATGCGCACCACGAGGATCTCTCTCGGTACGGCCGCGGTGCTCGCTTCGGTGGTGGCGGCCCTCGCCACCACCCAGGCCCAGGCCGTCGGTACCGCGGACACCGGGGCGTCCGCGGACAGCGGCGCCGTCATGATGGTTCTGCCGAAGGCCCCGGAGGGGGCCCGGTTCTCGCCGACGGCGGTGGCGCCGACGGTCTCCCCGTCCGCGCCCTACATCCACGCCAAGGAGGGGCTCATCTCGTGCCCCAGCGGATCCCTGTGCACCTCCACGTGGGACCCCACGAAGAACTCCTGGAAGATCTACAAGCTGGACAAGTGCGCCAAGTACGCGCTGTCCAACTGGGAGGGTGACGGCGCCTACCGCAACAACCAGACCGGTGGCGTCGTGAGCAAGTTCTACGACCAGAACGGCAACACACTGAAGTCCGTGCCCTCCGACAACTCGCCGCACGCCTTCAGCTGGAGCCCCGTCTGGTCGATCCGCAACTGCTGATCCGCTCCTGAGGCCGATCCGCCGCGGCTGATCCGCTTCCGCCGCGGCCCGGGCGCCCGCCGGTCCTCCCACCGAGGCCACCGGCGGGCGCTTCCGCGTCCCGCCCTCCCACTTCTTTGTCCTCGGTGTGGAGAAAGATGCCGTGGATTCCTGCACGACTTCTTCCCGGACCCGGCAACCACTGCTACGTTCCCCTCGAAAGCCCGACGGACAGGCCGATGCGGCGGGAGGGGCGCGTGAGACGCATGACGGCACGACCCGCGAACGCGCATCAGGCGCGACTGCTCCGGCTGTTGCGTGACGGCGGGCCCAACTCCCGGGCGCAGCTGGGGGACCAGGTCGACCTCTCCCGCTCCAAGCTCGCCGTCGAGGTCGACCGGCTGCTGGAGACCGGACTGGTCGTGGCCGACGGACTCGCCGCCTCGCGCGGCGGACGTCGCTCGCACAACATCCGGCTCGCCCCGCAACTGCGCTTCCTCGGCGTCGACATCGGTGCCACATCGGTCGATGTGGCGGTCACCAACGCCGAGTTGGAGGTACTGGGCCACCTCAACCACCCCATGGACGTACGCGAGGGGCCCGTCGCCGTCTTCGAGCAGGCGCTGTCCATGGCGGCCGAGCTCCGGGCGTCGGGGCTCGCCGAGGGCTTCGACGGCGCGGGCATCGGCGTACCCGGACCGGTCCGCTTCCCCGAGGGCGTACCGGTGGCACCGCCGATCATGCCCGGCTGGGACGGCTTCCCGGTCCGCGAGGCGCTCAGCCAGGAACTGGGCTGCCCGGTCATGGTGGACAACGACGTGAACCTGATGGCGATGGGGGAGCAGCACGCGGGTGTCGCCCGTTCCGTGGGCGACTTCCTCTGCGTCAAGATCGGTACCGGCATCGGCTGCGGCATCGTCGTCGGCGGAGAGGTCCACCGGGGCACCACGGGCAGCGCCGGGGACATCGGCCACATCCAGGTCGAACCCGAGGGACGCGCCTGTGCCTGCGGCAATCGGGGATGCCTGGAAGCCCACTTCGGCGGCGCCACGCTCGCCCGCGACGCCGAGGACGCGGCACGCACCGGACGGTCGGCGGAACTGGCCGCCCGGCTGGCGGCGACCGGCGGCCTCACCGCCGTCGACGTCGCGGCGGCAGCGGCTGCCGGGGACGCCACCTCGCTCGACCTGATCCGGGAGGGCGGCAACCGGGTCGGCCAGGTCATCGCGGGACTCGTCAGCTTCTTCAACCCCGGCCTGGTGGTGATCGGCGGCGGTGTGACCGGGCTCGGCCACACCCTGCTCGCCAGCGTCCGGACCCAGGTCTACCGGCAGTCCCTGCCGCTGGCCACCAAAAACCTCCCCATCGTGCTGGGGGAGTTGGGACCGGCCGCCGGAGTGATCGGCGCCGCCCGGCTCATCAGCGACCACCTCTTCTCGCCGGCCTGACCCAGGGGCCCGTCAGCACCACCGGACCGGAACGGCACCGATCGGATCGCAGCCACGATCCAAAGCAACCGAAACATCCGAAGCAACGGAACATCTCGCCACACCGCCACACCGCTACACCGAACCTGGTACAGCCCTGCCCGCTCACCGGCCCTCCCCTGCTCCCGGCCGCGCGCGAGCAGGGGAGACCTCACTTGCCGAGGGGATTCGTCATGGCACCGGAACCACCCCTGCTCACCATGTCCGGCATCACCAAGTCGTTCCCCGGAGTGCGCGCCCTGGACGGCGTCGACCTGGAGGTCCGGGCCGGTGAGGTGCACTGTCTCCTCGGGCAGAACGGCGCCGGGAAGTCCACCCTCATCAAGGTGCTCGCCGGGGCCCACCAACCCGACGGCGGCGAGATCACCTGGCACGGCGCACCGGTGACGCTCAAGTCGCCCGTCGCCGCGATGCGCCTGGGCATCGCCACCATCTACCAGGAACTCGACCTGGTGGAGGGCCTGTCGGTCGCCGAGAACGTCTTCCTCGGGCGGGAACCCGTCACCGCCCGCTTCGTGGTGCGCGCCCGCGTGGCCCGCACGGCCGCCGCCGTACTGCTGGAACGGCTCGGCCACCCGGAGATCGACCCGGCCCGCCCGGTCGGCGAACTGTCCGCGGCCCAGCAGCAGATCGTTTCCATGGCGCGGGCGCTCTCCCACGACGCGCGGCTCATCGTGATGGACGAACCGTCCGCCGCGCTCGACCCCGACGAGGTGGACAACCTCTTCCGCGTGGTCGCCGCCCTCACCGCCGACGGCGTCGCCGTCGTGTACATCTCCCACCGGCTGGAGGAGATCCGCCGCATCGGCGACCGGGTGACCGTGCTCAAGGACGGCCGTGCCGTCGCCGGGGGACTGCCCGCCAGGTCCACACCGACGCACGACATCGTCGCCATGATGACCGGCCGCACCGTCGAGTACGTCTTCCCGCCGCGCCCGGCGGATCGCGCCGAGGCGGCGGAGCCCGTGCTGCGGATCGAGGGACTGACGCGGAAAGGCGAATTCGACCCGGTGGACCTGGAGTTGAGACCGGGGGAGATCGTCGGCCTGGCCGGACTCGTCGGCTCGGGGCGTTCGGAGATCCTGGAGACCGTCTACGGCGCCCGCAGGCCGAGCGCAGGCCGGGTCGTCGTGGCCGGCGAGCGGCTGAGACCCGGCAGTGTCCGGGCGGCCGTCGCCGCCGGGATCG encodes the following:
- a CDS encoding LysR substrate-binding domain-containing protein, which gives rise to MYDPAQLRTFLAVAQTLSFTQAARRLGVRQSTVSQHVRRLEEAAGRQLFARDTHRVDLTVDGEAMLGFARTILDAHERAAAFFTGTRLRGRLRFGASEDFVLTRLPEILESFRHDHPEVELELTVELSGTLHQRLAAGRLDLVLAKRRTGDTHGELVRRDTLAWIGAPRLRIDPDRPVPLVLFPPPGITRARALEVLEEHGRPWRIACTSTSLSGLVAAARAGLGVMAHSRGLIPPGLVPVPARAGLPELGGVDFVLSHGHRREGAREAADALAAAILAGGDRLVREAGAATGQDGA
- a CDS encoding bile acid:sodium symporter family protein; the protein is MSRRTPKLPSWLPIDPYILALIGTVAFAAILPASGTAAEVAKGASTGAVALLFFLYGARLSTAEALEGLRHWRLHLTVLICTFVAFPLLGLAAGGLVPYVLTPQLHSGLLFLCLVPSTIQSSIAFTSIARGNVSAAICAGSFSSIAGIFLTPLFAAALLGEEGGGFSADALLRIAVQLLLPFAAGQLLRRWIGGFLTRRKKILGRVDRGSILLVVYTAFSAGMVTGVWHQITPARLGALLGVEALLLALMLTISWYGAKRLGFGREDRVAIQFAGANKSLAAGLPMASVLFGAQASLAVLPLMLFHQMQLMVCAVIAKRRSRDPQEAHATGAATTREPAIAG
- the fdhD gene encoding formate dehydrogenase accessory sulfurtransferase FdhD, translating into MGRVTERRRTIRIRDGAVSVRPDTLVAEEPLEIRLNGRPLAITMRTPGDDFALAAGFLVSEGVVGDGSEVRSIVYCAGATADGGNTYNVVDVKLAPGVPVPDITLERNVYTTSSCGLCGKASLDAVRTSTRHPIADAPPVRVEPALLSALPDRLRAAQRVFDRTGGLHAAALFSETGELLDVREDVGRHNAVDKLVGRALTDHRLPLSRAILLVSGRASFELAQKAVMAGIPVLAAVSAPSSLAVDLADETGLTLVGFLRGPSMNVYAGEHRIALPAEVIGG
- a CDS encoding beta-ketoacyl-ACP synthase III; this translates as MTGSRVVALGHYQPAKVLTNDDLAAMVDTSDEWITSRVGIRTRHIGGPDEPVDELAAHAAAKALAGAGLRPDEVDLVLVATSTAIDRSPSMSARVAARLGMESPAVMDINVVCSGFTHALATADHAVRAGAAERVLVIGADKMGDIADWTDRSTCVLLGDGAGAAVVVAEPDGTERPGIGPVLWGSVPGMGNAVRIEGTPPRFAQEGQSVYRWATTQLPPIARKVCEKAGVAPEELGAVVLHQANLRIIEPLARKIGAVNAVIARDVVDSGNTSAASIPMALSKLVERGEVHSGAPVLLFGFGGNLSYAGQVIRCP
- a CDS encoding VWA domain-containing protein, producing MPVEAAAVRAVLGWSTGSGVPDVDASALLLTRGGRVRSDDDFVFYNQPRHASGAVTHLGKQPGADTLEVRPGALGPDIERVALCASADGGTFGQVPGLHLRLLDAASGTELARFEMSAGPETALIGGELYRRDGGWKFRAVGQGYASGLAGLATDFGITVDDEQPAPAPGPVLPSAPGPVPSSAPMPSSAPGPVPSSAPMPSSAPGPVPSSAPMPSSAPGPVPSSAPMPSSAPGPVPSSAPMPSSAPGPVPSSAPMPSSAPGPVPSSAPMPSSAPGPVPSSAPMPSSAPGPVPSSAPMPSSAPGPVPSSAPMPSSAPGPVPSSGPMPSSAPGPVPSSGPMPRLTKGEERLPVDMRKRLSLRKQQVLVSLSKHGVADLRARVVIVLDASGSMGGLYRRGTVAGVVERMVAVAAQLDDDGEMQAWTFATNPARLPDLAVGDLPEWLGLHVRVGQSGGFIRRKPPKGLLPGQIDMRTVGIQNEEQKVIAEVRAHVRAHPVPDPTLVLFFSDGGVHRNREIEQELRAAADEPVFWQFVGLGSSQYGVLERFDTMPGRRVDNVGFFAVDDIEQVSDQELYDRVLSEFPSWLRAARQAGILR
- a CDS encoding ROK family transcriptional regulator, producing MTARPANAHQARLLRLLRDGGPNSRAQLGDQVDLSRSKLAVEVDRLLETGLVVADGLAASRGGRRSHNIRLAPQLRFLGVDIGATSVDVAVTNAELEVLGHLNHPMDVREGPVAVFEQALSMAAELRASGLAEGFDGAGIGVPGPVRFPEGVPVAPPIMPGWDGFPVREALSQELGCPVMVDNDVNLMAMGEQHAGVARSVGDFLCVKIGTGIGCGIVVGGEVHRGTTGSAGDIGHIQVEPEGRACACGNRGCLEAHFGGATLARDAEDAARTGRSAELAARLAATGGLTAVDVAAAAAAGDATSLDLIREGGNRVGQVIAGLVSFFNPGLVVIGGGVTGLGHTLLASVRTQVYRQSLPLATKNLPIVLGELGPAAGVIGAARLISDHLFSPA
- a CDS encoding sugar ABC transporter ATP-binding protein, with the translated sequence MAPEPPLLTMSGITKSFPGVRALDGVDLEVRAGEVHCLLGQNGAGKSTLIKVLAGAHQPDGGEITWHGAPVTLKSPVAAMRLGIATIYQELDLVEGLSVAENVFLGREPVTARFVVRARVARTAAAVLLERLGHPEIDPARPVGELSAAQQQIVSMARALSHDARLIVMDEPSAALDPDEVDNLFRVVAALTADGVAVVYISHRLEEIRRIGDRVTVLKDGRAVAGGLPARSTPTHDIVAMMTGRTVEYVFPPRPADRAEAAEPVLRIEGLTRKGEFDPVDLELRPGEIVGLAGLVGSGRSEILETVYGARRPSAGRVVVAGERLRPGSVRAAVAAGIGLAPEERKTQALLMLESVTRNVSVSSMSRFSRAGWLDRRAERRAARAATRELSLRPDDPDTPVRTLSGGNQQKAVLARWLLRGCRVLLLDEPTRGVDVGARAELYAVIRRLADEGLAVLLVSSEVPEVLGLADRVLVLREGRVVHTADARELDEHRVLDLVMEGSPTS